The following are from one region of the Phycisphaerae bacterium genome:
- a CDS encoding acyl carrier protein, which produces MEQQVRGMILDIIATIAPDADLSNIQGDVRLRDQLDLDSMDFLDIVMELRKRYKVEVPKEDYPALATLDSCVEYLAPKLSAQVNA; this is translated from the coding sequence ATGGAGCAGCAGGTTCGAGGAATGATCCTCGATATTATCGCGACAATCGCGCCGGACGCGGATCTGAGCAACATCCAGGGGGACGTGCGGCTGCGTGATCAGCTCGACTTGGACTCGATGGATTTTCTGGACATCGTGATGGAGCTGCGCAAGCGCTACAAAGTGGAGGTCCCCAAGGAGGACTACCCCGCGCTGGCGACGCTGGACAGTTGCGTCGAATACCTGGCCCCCAAGCTCTCCGCGCAAGTGAACGCCTGA
- a CDS encoding NAD(P)/FAD-dependent oxidoreductase, with amino-acid sequence MHFDVVIIGAGMSGLAAGIRLAYFGHRVRIFERHYAFGGLNSYYTLEGRAFDVGLHAVTNIAPPERRGAPLNKLLRQLRLSRDELGLLPQRHSEVLFPGRRLRFTNDAAVLIEEVSREFPQEADNFRRLVAFIGEYDDARLDLPWRSTRAVLGDYVRDPVLVDMLLCPIFYYGSPEEHDLDFTSFVTLFKAIFLEGFARPREGVRRIIRALVRTFHKNGGTIKMRSGVRRLIVEDDRVQGIELENGETISADVVLSSIGLHETMALCGTESGQEWASEFPPGQISFVESIAVLDTLPQKFGWEAAIAFYNDAERFTYAVPDGPIDPRSGVICAPSNYEGHEDMAEGVLRMTWMAHPRRWIGVAEDVYAAQKAEVEASFRQRAERIAPGIARHIVFMDTFTPRTIRHYTGHENGAVYGTTRKARDGRTPWANLFLCGTDQGYLGIIGAMLSGITVANMHVLGK; translated from the coding sequence ATGCATTTCGACGTCGTCATCATCGGGGCGGGGATGTCCGGCTTGGCCGCGGGCATACGCCTCGCCTATTTCGGCCACCGGGTTCGCATCTTCGAAAGACACTACGCATTCGGCGGCTTGAATTCGTACTACACGCTGGAAGGGCGTGCGTTCGACGTCGGCCTGCACGCCGTCACGAACATCGCGCCGCCCGAGAGGCGCGGCGCCCCGCTGAACAAGCTCTTGCGGCAACTTCGCCTGAGTCGTGACGAACTGGGTCTTCTTCCGCAGCGCCATTCGGAAGTGCTGTTTCCCGGGCGGCGGCTGCGGTTCACCAACGATGCGGCGGTGCTGATCGAGGAAGTGTCGCGGGAATTCCCGCAAGAGGCGGACAATTTTCGCCGGCTCGTAGCATTCATCGGCGAGTATGACGACGCGCGGCTCGATCTGCCCTGGCGGTCGACGCGGGCCGTGCTCGGTGATTACGTCCGCGACCCTGTGCTTGTCGACATGCTCCTTTGTCCGATTTTCTACTATGGCAGTCCGGAAGAGCACGATCTGGACTTCACGTCGTTCGTCACGCTGTTCAAGGCCATCTTCCTGGAAGGGTTCGCCCGTCCGCGAGAGGGCGTGCGGCGCATCATCCGGGCGCTGGTCCGCACGTTCCACAAGAACGGCGGCACGATCAAAATGCGCAGCGGCGTCAGGCGACTGATTGTCGAGGACGACCGGGTGCAGGGGATCGAACTGGAGAATGGGGAGACGATTTCGGCCGATGTCGTGCTGTCGTCAATCGGACTGCACGAAACGATGGCGCTGTGCGGAACGGAATCAGGGCAGGAGTGGGCGAGCGAATTCCCCCCGGGGCAGATTTCTTTCGTGGAGAGCATCGCCGTTCTCGATACGCTTCCGCAGAAGTTCGGCTGGGAGGCGGCGATCGCGTTCTACAACGATGCGGAACGGTTCACATATGCCGTGCCGGACGGGCCGATTGATCCGCGCAGCGGCGTCATCTGCGCGCCGAGCAATTACGAGGGTCACGAGGACATGGCCGAGGGCGTGCTGCGGATGACCTGGATGGCCCATCCGCGGCGCTGGATCGGGGTCGCGGAGGATGTTTACGCGGCACAGAAGGCCGAGGTCGAGGCGTCGTTCCGCCAGAGGGCGGAGCGGATTGCGCCGGGGATCGCACGGCACATTGTCTTCATGGACACGTTCACGCCGCGTACGATCCGCCACTACACGGGGCACGAGAACGGCGCCGTGTACGGGACAACCCGAAAGGCCCGGGATGGGCGGACCCCCTGGGCGAACCTCTTTCTGTGCGGGACGGATCAGGGCTATCTGGGTATCATCGGGGCCATGCTCAGCGGAATTACCGTCGCGAACATGCATGTGTTGGGGAAATAA
- a CDS encoding NAD(P)/FAD-dependent oxidoreductase codes for MAKDRLRNLRPKYDVIVIGSGLAGMTAANYLAKSGRSVLLLEQHYNFGGMATWFRRRGGHIFDISLHGFPIGMIKSCRKYWTKEIADSIVQLRGIRFDNPQFSLETTFDREDFTRILIERFGVEAETVQRFFDTARAMDFYDDQSMTTRELFEQFFPGRTDVWRLLMEPIAYANGSTLDDPAITYGIVFSNFMSKGVYIFRGGTDLLIQLMKREMIANGVDLRQSVMVERIVVRDGHVVGVEADGRMIPAEVVLSNANLKTTLGKLVGYDQLPKNYAEQAKTVRLNNSSCQVYMGLRKGARIDYIGDLLFTSVDPEFDSVRLCAKNITSRTFSMYYPDIRPGSDRYAIVSSTNANWSDWVNLTEEEYARDKQHMIESTIDALEKYLPGIRGKIEHVEASTPKTFHFYTQHAAGATFGTKFEGLQVSMDLPKQVEGLYHAGSVGIIMSGWLGAINYGVIVANEVESHLHAKRPMSVAG; via the coding sequence ATGGCCAAAGATCGATTGCGCAACCTTCGTCCGAAGTATGACGTCATCGTCATCGGTTCGGGTCTGGCGGGAATGACCGCGGCCAACTACCTCGCCAAGAGCGGGCGGAGCGTGCTGCTGCTCGAGCAGCACTACAACTTCGGGGGCATGGCCACGTGGTTTCGGCGGCGCGGCGGGCACATCTTCGATATCTCGCTGCACGGCTTTCCCATCGGCATGATCAAGAGCTGCCGCAAATACTGGACGAAGGAGATCGCCGATTCCATCGTGCAGCTTCGCGGCATCCGCTTCGACAATCCACAGTTCTCACTGGAAACGACCTTCGACCGCGAGGATTTCACGCGGATTCTCATCGAGCGCTTCGGCGTCGAGGCGGAAACGGTGCAGCGGTTTTTCGACACCGCCCGGGCGATGGACTTCTACGACGACCAGAGCATGACCACGCGGGAGCTGTTCGAGCAGTTCTTCCCGGGGCGGACGGACGTCTGGCGGCTGCTTATGGAACCCATCGCCTACGCCAACGGCTCGACGCTGGACGATCCGGCGATCACATATGGCATCGTGTTCTCCAACTTCATGAGCAAGGGCGTTTACATCTTCCGCGGCGGGACCGACCTGCTCATTCAACTGATGAAGCGGGAGATGATCGCCAACGGCGTGGACCTGCGACAGAGTGTGATGGTGGAGCGCATTGTCGTGCGCGACGGGCATGTGGTGGGTGTCGAAGCGGACGGGCGGATGATCCCGGCCGAGGTCGTGCTGTCGAACGCCAACCTGAAAACGACGCTGGGCAAGCTTGTGGGTTACGATCAGCTACCCAAGAATTACGCCGAGCAGGCGAAGACGGTGCGGCTCAACAACAGCAGTTGCCAGGTGTATATGGGTCTGCGCAAGGGCGCGCGGATCGATTACATCGGCGATCTGCTGTTTACTTCGGTCGATCCTGAGTTTGACTCTGTGCGGCTTTGTGCGAAGAACATCACCAGTCGCACATTCTCGATGTACTATCCGGACATCCGGCCAGGGTCGGATCGCTATGCCATTGTCTCCTCGACCAACGCCAATTGGTCGGACTGGGTCAACCTGACCGAAGAGGAATACGCCCGCGATAAGCAGCACATGATCGAGTCGACGATCGACGCGCTGGAGAAGTACTTGCCGGGGATTCGCGGAAAGATCGAACACGTGGAAGCATCTACGCCGAAGACGTTTCACTTTTACACGCAGCACGCGGCCGGGGCGACGTTCGGCACCAAGTTCGAGGGCTTGCAGGTGAGCATGGATTTGCCCAAGCAGGTCGAGGGGCTTTATCACGCGGGCTCGGTGGGGATCATCATGTCGGGCTGGCTGGGGGCGATCAACTACGGTGTCATCGTGGCCAACGAGGTCGAAAGCCACTTACACGCGAAGAGGCCGATGTCGGTGGCGGGTTAG
- a CDS encoding beta-hydroxyacyl-ACP dehydratase — protein MSREEILRAIPHRPPFLFLDEIVEIDSDRILARKQVSPESDFFRGHYPHFPVMPGVLLCECCFQAGAVLIARRVGDKAMASGVPVVTRINDAKFRRMVRPGDVLSIEARIDDVLDEAYYLTGRINVEEAPVLRVGFACMLAKEESAGA, from the coding sequence ATGAGTCGGGAAGAGATTCTTCGTGCGATTCCTCACCGCCCGCCATTTCTGTTCCTGGATGAAATTGTAGAGATTGACTCCGACCGTATTCTGGCGCGTAAGCAGGTCAGCCCCGAGTCGGATTTCTTTCGCGGGCATTATCCGCACTTTCCGGTCATGCCGGGCGTGCTGCTGTGCGAGTGCTGCTTCCAGGCGGGGGCGGTGCTGATTGCGCGGCGCGTGGGTGACAAAGCGATGGCATCGGGCGTACCGGTGGTGACGCGGATCAATGATGCGAAGTTCCGGCGGATGGTCCGGCCGGGGGATGTGCTGAGCATCGAGGCGCGGATCGACGACGTGCTCGACGAGGCGTACTACCTGACCGGGCGAATCAACGTGGAGGAAGCGCCGGTTCTGCGCGTGGGCTTTGCCTGCATGCTGGCCAAGGAAGAGAGCGCCGGGGCGTGA
- a CDS encoding SDR family oxidoreductase: MSFLNVEDKTFVVFGVANRRSVAYHVGKVLEEAGAKVVYSVRSEARREGVAKLLPERDIFTCDVEQDGQIAALAEAVGKRHPVIHGIVHSIAFANYENFSGKFHEVSREDFLQCVSVSCYSLIAIANAFQKLLDPNASVVTISISTTRMAVESYGYMAPAKAALDSSIAFLAKSFSQFSRVRFNAVCAGLLKTSASAGIPGYIDHYLYAEQAALRKEALTTEEVANVATFLLSERSSGINAQGIVVDAGMETNYFDESIVKHTLRGVWPAE; this comes from the coding sequence GTGAGTTTTCTGAACGTCGAGGACAAGACGTTTGTCGTGTTCGGCGTGGCCAACCGCCGCAGCGTGGCCTATCACGTCGGGAAGGTTCTGGAAGAAGCCGGCGCGAAGGTCGTTTACAGTGTTCGTTCCGAGGCGCGGCGCGAAGGAGTGGCGAAGCTGCTGCCGGAGCGGGACATTTTCACCTGCGATGTGGAGCAGGACGGGCAGATCGCGGCGCTGGCGGAAGCGGTCGGCAAGCGGCACCCGGTCATTCACGGGATCGTCCACTCCATCGCCTTCGCCAATTACGAGAACTTCTCGGGGAAATTCCACGAGGTGAGTCGGGAAGACTTCCTCCAGTGCGTGTCGGTGAGTTGTTATTCACTAATCGCGATTGCCAATGCGTTTCAGAAACTGCTCGACCCGAACGCGAGCGTGGTGACCATTTCCATCTCGACGACGCGCATGGCGGTGGAGAGTTACGGTTACATGGCGCCGGCCAAGGCGGCGCTGGATTCTTCGATCGCCTTTCTGGCCAAGTCGTTCAGCCAGTTTTCGCGGGTGCGATTCAACGCCGTGTGCGCGGGATTGCTCAAAACCAGCGCCTCGGCCGGCATTCCCGGATACATCGACCATTATCTCTACGCCGAGCAGGCCGCGTTGCGAAAGGAAGCGCTGACGACGGAGGAGGTCGCCAACGTGGCCACGTTCCTGCTCAGCGAGCGCTCCAGCGGGATCAATGCCCAGGGCATCGTGGTTGATGCGGGCATGGAGACGAACTACTTCGACGAGTCGATCGTCAAGCATACCCTTCGCGGCGTCTGGCCGGCGGAGTAG
- a CDS encoding sulfite exporter TauE/SafE family protein produces MLIYVALGLAAFIGAFISGVIGMAGGMLMLAVVLTFLSHGEAIPLHAFVQLFSNGTRVLVFLRNVDWPTLGRFSLGAAPGMVAGMFLLRAMGEADEAEPWLKMLIGAYILAATYLPKPKKRGGGAGHWWDFVGLGLVAGVASLTIGAVGPLIGPMFIRRDFVKERLIATKAVCQLVTHVAKIPVFLALRDLDVSRLGSIALVMILLAVPGTVLGKRVVGLVREHHFVIAYRIGLTIAGLKVLLVDGAWGLLNSQ; encoded by the coding sequence ATGCTGATCTACGTTGCATTGGGTCTGGCCGCATTCATCGGGGCGTTCATCTCCGGCGTCATCGGGATGGCCGGGGGGATGCTCATGCTGGCGGTCGTGCTGACTTTCCTGTCGCACGGTGAGGCCATTCCCCTGCATGCTTTCGTGCAGCTCTTCAGCAACGGAACGCGGGTGCTTGTCTTTCTCCGCAATGTGGACTGGCCGACGCTCGGACGATTTTCGCTCGGCGCGGCGCCGGGCATGGTCGCGGGGATGTTTCTGCTCCGGGCGATGGGTGAGGCCGATGAGGCCGAGCCGTGGCTGAAAATGCTCATCGGGGCGTACATCCTGGCGGCGACGTACCTTCCGAAACCGAAGAAGCGAGGGGGCGGGGCGGGACACTGGTGGGATTTCGTCGGGCTGGGATTGGTGGCGGGCGTAGCGTCACTCACGATCGGTGCCGTCGGACCGCTGATCGGTCCGATGTTCATTCGCCGGGACTTCGTCAAAGAGCGGCTGATCGCCACCAAGGCCGTATGCCAGCTCGTGACGCACGTGGCCAAGATTCCAGTGTTTCTTGCCCTGCGCGATCTGGACGTGTCGCGGTTGGGTTCCATCGCGCTGGTGATGATCCTGCTGGCCGTGCCGGGGACGGTCCTCGGTAAGCGCGTCGTCGGCCTGGTGCGCGAGCATCATTTCGTGATTGCCTATCGCATCGGGCTGACCATCGCGGGGCTGAAGGTGTTGCTGGTGGACGGGGCGTGGGGGCTGTTGAATTCTCAATAA
- a CDS encoding archease, with product MDEVLARRNIPCVESSFEIFDHTADMGFRVRAATMPGLVEPAGKALYAIIGELVAGEPSDPLRFEASGEDPSVLLRDYLDELLVLFERGQVIVVRPVVEAFDASRLVIVGETARIDPERSAFHREVKAITYHELDIRKIAGGFEATVIVDI from the coding sequence TTGGACGAGGTTCTTGCCCGCCGTAACATTCCTTGCGTGGAATCGTCTTTCGAAATCTTCGACCACACGGCCGACATGGGCTTTCGCGTTCGCGCAGCGACCATGCCCGGGCTGGTCGAGCCGGCGGGAAAGGCGCTGTACGCGATCATCGGGGAGTTGGTCGCCGGGGAGCCGAGCGATCCGCTGCGCTTCGAGGCATCCGGCGAAGACCCGTCCGTGCTGCTAAGGGATTATCTGGATGAACTGCTGGTACTCTTTGAACGCGGCCAGGTAATTGTCGTCCGGCCGGTGGTGGAAGCATTCGACGCGTCGCGGCTTGTGATCGTGGGCGAAACCGCCCGTATCGATCCCGAGCGTTCGGCATTCCACCGCGAGGTGAAGGCCATCACCTATCACGAGCTGGATATTCGCAAGATCGCGGGCGGGTTCGAGGCGACGGTGATTGTGGATATTTGA
- a CDS encoding RtcB family protein gives MPNEHYTGPLERVDHCRWRIPKSYKEGMRVDGLIYADAKLVEAIKQDKSPEQVANVACLPGIVRYSLAMPDIHWGYGFCIGGVAATDPTQGGVISPGGVGYDINCGVRLIRTNITIDDARPRMEKLVNQLFRDVPCGVGQGGVIKFDRRELRDLMEIGSKYVVDRGLGWSSDVESTEAGGRIPHAEPDLVSDRALQRGGDQCGTLGSGNHFLEVQYVEHIDDAPAAKAMGLEKGYVTVLIHSGSRGLGYQVCDDALKDLRDTPRKYGIDLPDKQLVCAPVDSPEGKKYLGAMRAAANFAWCNRQIMTHLAREAFARVFETSAERLGMHLVYDVAHNIAKMEPYDVDDRTAELCVHRKGATRAFPPGHPELPERYRGIGQPVLVPGDMGRSSYVLVGQPGSMEHTFGSCCHGAGRRMSRGAAIRASKGRSIKQELADRGVIARARGRTGLEEEQPDAYKDVIQVVDVLHSASISRKVAKLRPVGVIKG, from the coding sequence ATGCCCAATGAACATTACACCGGGCCGCTGGAACGCGTGGATCATTGCCGCTGGCGAATCCCAAAATCCTACAAGGAGGGCATGCGCGTCGACGGACTCATTTACGCCGACGCCAAGCTCGTCGAAGCCATCAAGCAGGACAAATCGCCGGAACAGGTGGCCAACGTCGCCTGCCTGCCGGGGATCGTGCGTTACTCCCTGGCCATGCCCGACATTCACTGGGGCTACGGGTTCTGCATCGGCGGGGTCGCGGCCACCGACCCGACGCAAGGCGGCGTGATCTCGCCCGGCGGCGTGGGCTACGACATCAACTGCGGCGTGCGGCTGATCCGCACCAACATCACCATCGACGACGCCCGCCCGCGCATGGAGAAGCTCGTCAACCAGCTCTTCCGCGACGTGCCCTGCGGCGTGGGGCAGGGCGGCGTGATCAAGTTCGACCGTCGCGAGCTGCGCGACCTGATGGAGATCGGCTCGAAGTACGTCGTCGATCGCGGACTGGGCTGGAGCAGCGATGTCGAATCGACCGAAGCCGGCGGGCGGATCCCCCATGCCGAGCCCGACCTCGTCTCCGATCGCGCGCTTCAACGCGGCGGCGACCAGTGCGGCACGCTGGGCAGCGGAAATCACTTTCTCGAAGTGCAGTATGTCGAGCACATTGACGACGCCCCGGCAGCGAAGGCTATGGGACTGGAAAAAGGGTATGTGACCGTGCTCATCCACTCCGGCTCGCGGGGGCTGGGATACCAGGTGTGCGACGACGCCCTCAAAGACCTGCGGGACACGCCGCGCAAGTACGGCATCGACCTGCCCGACAAGCAGCTTGTCTGCGCCCCGGTCGATTCGCCCGAGGGGAAGAAGTACCTCGGGGCGATGCGGGCGGCGGCCAACTTCGCCTGGTGTAACCGGCAGATCATGACCCACCTCGCCCGCGAAGCCTTCGCCCGCGTGTTCGAGACGTCGGCCGAGCGACTCGGCATGCACCTGGTCTACGACGTGGCCCACAACATCGCCAAGATGGAACCCTATGACGTGGACGACCGAACCGCGGAGCTATGCGTGCATCGCAAGGGAGCAACCCGAGCCTTTCCGCCGGGACACCCGGAACTGCCCGAGCGGTATCGCGGCATCGGCCAGCCGGTGCTCGTCCCCGGCGATATGGGGCGCAGCAGTTATGTGCTCGTGGGTCAGCCGGGCTCTATGGAACATACCTTTGGGAGTTGCTGCCACGGGGCGGGTAGGAGAATGTCGCGCGGGGCGGCCATCCGTGCGAGCAAGGGGCGGTCGATCAAGCAGGAGCTGGCCGATCGCGGGGTCATCGCCCGGGCGCGCGGCCGGACGGGATTGGAAGAGGAACAGCCCGACGCCTACAAGGATGTGATCCAGGTGGTGGATGTGCTGCATTCAGCGTCGATTAGCCGGAAGGTGGCAAAGCTGAGGCCGGTGGGGGTGATAAAGGGGTAG
- a CDS encoding DUF1963 domain-containing protein: protein MTKEKIIELAKQKGFSRIDAIEELARPAVSFRPAIDPSDVPLSISRLGGLPLLPPGQAWPSYKGRSLAFIAQVALDELPPMMDQGFPARGLLSFFYNAEQSTWGFDPKDAGSFLVLYTPNGHDAVAAFEDWPEDIPEDARFPACGLAAKTTATIPPQESFPIDNLQLSSEQDDRYFDFLQAVGAEDTSYAGMLLGGYPDVIQGDIMLECALVSAGICCDGDEFRDPQIQEYRRESQNWRLLLQVPSCEEAGMMWGDLGYLYYCIHESDLLERRFGKSWMVLQCS, encoded by the coding sequence ATGACGAAAGAGAAGATCATCGAGTTGGCAAAGCAGAAGGGCTTCTCGCGTATTGACGCGATCGAGGAGCTCGCTCGTCCTGCGGTCAGTTTCCGCCCCGCGATCGACCCATCGGACGTTCCGCTCTCGATATCTCGCCTTGGGGGACTGCCCCTGTTGCCGCCCGGTCAGGCTTGGCCAAGCTACAAGGGGCGCAGCCTTGCTTTCATAGCCCAAGTGGCCTTGGACGAGCTACCACCCATGATGGACCAGGGCTTTCCGGCGCGCGGGTTACTGTCCTTCTTCTATAACGCCGAACAGAGTACTTGGGGATTCGATCCGAAAGATGCGGGTAGTTTCTTAGTGCTTTACACACCCAATGGCCACGATGCCGTAGCTGCCTTCGAGGATTGGCCGGAGGACATCCCTGAGGACGCCCGTTTCCCGGCGTGTGGCTTGGCGGCCAAGACCACCGCCACCATTCCCCCACAAGAATCATTCCCCATTGACAATTTGCAGCTGTCTTCTGAGCAGGACGATCGATACTTCGATTTTCTCCAGGCGGTAGGAGCCGAAGATACGAGTTACGCGGGGATGTTGCTGGGCGGATACCCTGATGTGATTCAGGGCGACATAATGCTGGAGTGCGCGCTTGTTTCAGCCGGGATATGTTGCGATGGCGATGAATTCAGAGATCCGCAGATTCAAGAGTATCGGCGAGAGAGCCAGAACTGGCGCCTGCTCCTGCAAGTCCCCAGTTGCGAGGAGGCGGGGATGATGTGGGGCGACTTGGGTTATCTTTATTATTGCATCCACGAGTCTGACCTGTTGGAAAGACGTTTCGGCAAGTCTTGGATGGTCCTCCAGTGTTCGTAG
- a CDS encoding cytochrome b/b6 domain-containing protein yields the protein MAIAAEYAVERFNATVHLRAHCRETPGEVKSGNLNPFAMVLFVALAIVAGSAPALGQVPATAAPQASELTSLGGKPDTTKCLACHHAEYVPDLPKQVVPFSASVHGDLDCTDCHAGIEQLAVPESLPPKKPPHPIHLPPVDCGDCHDDEAALYTMHGPGVVGKNPDIPTCARCHGAHDILSPSDPRSHVNPDRLPDTCRRCHGKVDLAKKYYQLSAAFVSTYHISVHGTSAIPGSSVAATCEDCHAAAGSNGKRSAHLILGPASPKSSIYYFNIPNTCGRCHKAIVKDYWAGIHGQLVARGEVGAPVCTRCHGEHGIFRITDPRSPVSPTQVAVQTCSPCHDSVVLSQRYGLPGGRLNTYVGSYHGLKARAGDTLVANCASCHGAHRVLPSSDPDSSINQGNLQHTCGHCHPGISQRVASTPIHQTETTMRSGWAHFFTEFYIALIAVTIGFMVVHNVGDWWSTVRDQASKPLVVRLSTNEVAQHWVLMLSFVVLVVTGFGLRFDQSWWARLMFGWDNGFTVRGIIHRVAGTVLILASFWHLVYLFGARGRRWLRDMIASRKDLADLKQNALHFLGLKKHRARFGRFSYLEKAEYWALVWGTIIMSITGLLLWFDNDVAPYFPKGFLQVALVIHYYEAWLATLAILIWHIYGTVFRPAITPMNPAWWSGKMPKGMYDEEHPESPEFPAGIRSGLSGRSAGDEHLD from the coding sequence ATGGCGATAGCCGCTGAATACGCTGTCGAGCGTTTCAACGCCACAGTGCACCTGCGTGCCCACTGTCGCGAGACTCCCGGCGAAGTGAAATCGGGCAACTTGAATCCGTTCGCAATGGTGCTGTTTGTCGCCTTGGCAATTGTCGCCGGATCGGCGCCGGCTCTCGGACAGGTTCCCGCCACAGCAGCACCCCAAGCGAGCGAATTGACGTCGTTGGGCGGCAAGCCCGATACGACCAAGTGCCTGGCCTGTCATCACGCCGAGTACGTGCCCGACTTGCCCAAGCAGGTCGTGCCGTTCAGTGCTTCGGTTCATGGGGACTTAGATTGCACGGACTGTCACGCGGGGATCGAGCAGCTGGCTGTGCCCGAGTCTCTGCCGCCGAAGAAACCTCCTCACCCGATCCACCTTCCACCGGTCGACTGCGGTGACTGCCACGACGATGAGGCCGCACTCTACACGATGCACGGACCGGGAGTCGTCGGCAAGAACCCGGACATTCCGACGTGCGCACGCTGTCACGGGGCGCACGATATCCTGTCGCCTTCAGACCCACGATCGCACGTCAACCCGGACCGACTCCCCGATACTTGCCGGCGTTGCCACGGAAAGGTCGACCTGGCAAAGAAGTACTACCAGCTCTCCGCGGCATTCGTGAGTACGTACCACATCAGCGTGCATGGCACATCCGCGATACCGGGCTCATCCGTTGCGGCCACGTGCGAAGACTGCCACGCGGCGGCCGGCTCCAACGGCAAACGAAGCGCCCACCTGATCCTGGGGCCTGCCAGCCCGAAGTCTTCGATTTACTATTTCAACATCCCCAATACCTGCGGGCGTTGTCACAAGGCCATCGTCAAAGATTACTGGGCGGGCATCCACGGACAACTCGTTGCGCGCGGCGAAGTCGGGGCACCCGTTTGTACGCGTTGTCACGGCGAGCACGGTATCTTCCGGATCACCGACCCGCGCTCGCCGGTGAGTCCCACACAAGTCGCCGTGCAGACCTGTTCGCCGTGTCATGACTCGGTCGTTCTCAGCCAGCGATACGGACTGCCCGGCGGACGCCTCAACACGTACGTGGGAAGCTATCACGGACTGAAGGCCCGGGCGGGTGACACGCTCGTCGCCAACTGCGCGTCCTGCCACGGGGCCCATCGCGTGCTTCCCTCGAGCGACCCGGATTCTTCGATCAACCAAGGCAATCTCCAGCATACTTGCGGCCATTGCCACCCAGGAATCTCGCAGCGTGTCGCGAGCACGCCAATACATCAGACCGAGACGACCATGAGATCCGGCTGGGCTCACTTCTTCACCGAATTCTATATCGCTCTCATCGCGGTAACGATCGGATTCATGGTCGTTCACAACGTTGGCGACTGGTGGAGCACGGTGCGCGACCAAGCCAGCAAGCCCCTCGTCGTTCGTCTGAGCACGAATGAGGTAGCCCAGCACTGGGTGTTAATGCTGTCGTTCGTCGTGCTGGTAGTAACGGGATTCGGTCTGAGATTCGATCAGTCGTGGTGGGCTCGTTTGATGTTCGGATGGGATAACGGCTTTACCGTTCGCGGGATTATCCACCGTGTGGCCGGAACTGTCCTGATACTCGCGTCCTTCTGGCACCTTGTGTATCTCTTCGGTGCGCGGGGGCGCCGATGGCTACGCGACATGATCGCCTCCCGGAAGGATCTTGCTGATTTGAAACAGAACGCTCTGCATTTCCTCGGTTTGAAGAAGCACCGTGCACGCTTCGGCCGCTTCAGCTATCTGGAAAAGGCGGAGTACTGGGCGTTGGTCTGGGGCACAATCATCATGTCGATCACCGGGCTTCTCCTTTGGTTCGACAATGACGTCGCTCCATATTTCCCCAAGGGATTCCTGCAAGTAGCCTTGGTGATCCACTATTACGAAGCCTGGCTGGCAACGCTTGCGATTCTGATCTGGCACATCTACGGCACCGTTTTCCGGCCCGCCATTACCCCGATGAACCCCGCCTGGTGGTCCGGCAAAATGCCCAAGGGAATGTATGACGAGGAGCATCCGGAGAGTCCGGAGTTCCCAGCCGGCATCCGCAGTGGCCTTTCCGGGCGATCGGCTGGCGATGAACATCTTGATTAG
- a CDS encoding rhomboid family intramembrane serine protease, giving the protein MTHAEAIRHGEVWRTITALTLHADGLHLVSNLLFGGLFGLFAGQILGSGVAWLSILLAGGAGNLLNAWIREPQHTSIGASTAVFATLGMVAALSWSRRMPGRRSWMLRLAPLIGAAVLLSFLGTGGERTDVLAHVTGFTSGAALGAIESRLSDRIRRSRIFQCILGFAAIGLLVVSWAVALRSA; this is encoded by the coding sequence ATGACGCACGCCGAGGCCATCCGCCACGGCGAAGTCTGGCGGACGATTACGGCCCTCACGCTTCACGCCGACGGATTGCACCTCGTCTCGAACTTGCTCTTCGGCGGGCTCTTTGGTCTCTTCGCCGGGCAGATCCTCGGATCAGGTGTCGCCTGGCTGAGCATTCTCCTCGCCGGCGGCGCGGGCAACCTGCTCAACGCCTGGATTCGCGAACCGCAGCACACTTCCATTGGTGCCTCGACGGCCGTTTTCGCCACGCTGGGCATGGTGGCGGCGCTTTCGTGGAGTCGGCGCATGCCCGGTCGGCGTTCGTGGATGCTGCGTCTGGCGCCGCTGATCGGCGCGGCCGTGCTGTTGAGTTTCCTCGGCACCGGCGGCGAACGCACCGACGTCTTGGCGCACGTTACCGGCTTCACCAGCGGCGCCGCCCTCGGCGCGATCGAAAGCCGACTGAGTGACCGCATTCGCCGGTCGCGGATTTTCCAATGTATTCTCGGCTTCGCGGCGATTGGATTGCTGGTGGTGAGTTGGGCGGTGGCGCTGAGGTCGGCTTAA